A single region of the Salipaludibacillus sp. LMS25 genome encodes:
- the cdaA gene encoding diadenylate cyclase CdaA, whose translation MTNLMNLIEGISFLRALAIVVDILLVAFVIYKLIMVIKGTRAVQLVKGITVILAVWFLSGYLGLNTLQWIMQQAVTYGLLAIIIIFQPELRRALEQLGRGRFFHSSSIADDEEIKQTIEHIIKASNYMGKRRIGALIALERETGMTDYVETGISMNAKLTSELLINVFIPNTPLHDGAVILKNNEIMAAGCYLPLSENPFISKELGTRHRAALGLSEVTDAITIAISEETGGISVTKNGELHRSLDEDALRNLLEKALLKPEGNGSSSRWQWGGKKNG comes from the coding sequence ATGACGAACCTGATGAATCTGATCGAAGGCATATCATTTTTAAGAGCGTTGGCCATAGTAGTGGATATCCTACTCGTTGCCTTTGTCATATATAAATTAATTATGGTAATAAAAGGGACACGTGCCGTTCAGCTTGTTAAAGGGATCACAGTCATTTTGGCTGTGTGGTTTTTGAGTGGCTACCTCGGCTTAAATACATTGCAATGGATTATGCAGCAAGCTGTTACATACGGGTTGTTGGCTATTATTATTATTTTCCAGCCAGAATTAAGGCGGGCTTTAGAACAGCTTGGAAGAGGGCGTTTTTTCCATTCCAGTTCCATTGCCGATGATGAAGAAATTAAACAAACGATTGAACATATTATTAAAGCGTCTAACTATATGGGTAAAAGGCGCATTGGTGCATTGATCGCGTTGGAGCGAGAAACTGGGATGACAGATTACGTGGAAACCGGTATTAGTATGAATGCAAAGCTGACATCCGAACTTCTCATTAATGTGTTTATTCCTAATACACCGCTTCATGATGGTGCTGTTATTTTGAAAAATAATGAAATAATGGCAGCAGGTTGTTATTTGCCTTTATCAGAAAATCCGTTTATTTCAAAAGAGTTAGGGACGCGCCATCGGGCAGCATTAGGTCTCAGTGAAGTAACGGATGCTATTACCATCGCCATTTCTGAGGAAACAGGTGGCATTTCGGTGACAAAAAATGGTGAGCTTCATCGAAGTTTAGATGAGGACGCCTTAAGGAATTTATTAGAAAAAGCACTGTTAAAGCCAGAAGGTAACGGCTCATCTTCCCGTTGGCAATGGGGAGGTAAGAAAAATGGATAA
- a CDS encoding aspartyl-phosphate phosphatase Spo0E family protein: MPVAVQNLSKRALLTEIEETRSKMHYLTAKKHRTAEEVVEISTHLDKLLNQYQSMQLKNNSSLL, encoded by the coding sequence ATGCCTGTGGCTGTTCAGAATCTTTCTAAGCGTGCTTTACTTACGGAAATCGAAGAAACCCGTTCAAAGATGCACTACCTTACAGCTAAAAAACATCGCACAGCCGAAGAAGTCGTGGAAATAAGTACACATTTAGATAAACTCCTAAACCAATACCAATCGATGCAACTAAAAAATAACAGCTCGCTCTTATGA
- the sigW gene encoding RNA polymerase sigma factor SigW, which yields MDIVVKKIIVEVKKGDQQAFGELMDLYKDKVYHIAYRMLGNVHEAQDVAQEAFLRAYTNIDSYDINRKFSTWLFRIATNLAIDRIRKKKPDFHLEDQIAGTEDLTYHSQISSEEELPEDQVIQFEMQEWVQGEIMALPPKYRSAIILKYLEDLSLKEISEILNLPVATVKTRIHRGREALRKRLKHS from the coding sequence ATGGATATTGTTGTAAAGAAAATTATTGTGGAAGTTAAAAAAGGGGATCAACAAGCTTTCGGAGAGCTCATGGATCTTTATAAAGATAAAGTATACCATATTGCTTACCGAATGTTGGGGAACGTTCATGAAGCACAGGATGTAGCGCAGGAAGCGTTTCTTAGGGCATATACGAATATTGATTCCTACGATATTAATCGAAAATTTTCAACGTGGCTGTTCAGGATCGCTACGAATTTGGCCATTGACCGAATACGGAAGAAGAAACCGGACTTTCATCTGGAAGATCAAATAGCAGGAACAGAGGATCTTACATATCATTCACAAATCTCGTCTGAAGAAGAATTACCTGAAGATCAGGTTATCCAATTTGAAATGCAGGAATGGGTTCAGGGGGAAATTATGGCGCTACCGCCTAAGTATAGGTCAGCTATTATTCTAAAATACTTGGAGGACCTGTCTTTGAAAGAGATTAGTGAGATATTAAATCTTCCAGTCGCAACGGTAAAGACGAGGATACATCGAGGAAGAGAAGCGTTGCGTAAGCGACTTAAGCACTCATAG
- a CDS encoding zf-HC2 domain-containing protein — protein sequence MACSKENKVLMHRYLDEDMTLLEKKQFEQHIMTCEACEQDLKELRKTIALVQSASHFKAPANFSENVMKQLPKQSKSLKWKHWVRKHPFIIAVATFFLVFIISLSATFSDDNKDIVVQGDGGFIVDRERGVVIIPEGESIEGDLIVRNGDIEIEGEVTGNITIINGEHLLASTDQVTGEIEEINQVMGWLWYQTKSFFSEVVSFVDKETHNDSKNN from the coding sequence ATGGCCTGTTCAAAGGAAAATAAAGTTCTTATGCATAGATATTTAGATGAAGATATGACATTGCTTGAAAAAAAGCAATTTGAACAACATATCATGACATGTGAGGCTTGTGAACAAGATCTTAAGGAATTACGAAAAACTATCGCTCTCGTACAAAGTGCCTCCCATTTTAAAGCACCAGCTAATTTTAGTGAAAATGTTATGAAACAATTGCCCAAGCAATCTAAATCTCTCAAATGGAAGCATTGGGTGAGGAAGCATCCTTTTATTATAGCGGTAGCGACTTTTTTTCTCGTGTTCATCATAAGTCTTTCAGCTACTTTTTCTGATGACAATAAAGACATTGTTGTACAGGGAGATGGAGGATTTATCGTTGATCGGGAACGAGGTGTCGTCATTATCCCAGAAGGTGAAAGCATTGAAGGAGATTTAATTGTCCGTAACGGGGATATTGAAATTGAAGGTGAGGTCACAGGGAATATTACCATCATTAACGGTGAACATCTTTTAGCCTCAACAGATCAAGTAACAGGAGAAATAGAGGAAATCAACCAAGTCATGGGTTGGCTATGGTACCAGACGAAATCCTTCTTTTCTGAAGTCGTGAGCTTTGTAGATAAGGAAACACATAACGACAGTAAAAATAATTGA